The proteins below are encoded in one region of Halichoerus grypus chromosome X, mHalGry1.hap1.1, whole genome shotgun sequence:
- the LOC118522931 gene encoding E3 ubiquitin-protein ligase Siah1-like: MKRQTSSGTSKRSSQGLPVLAGTTASNTDLASLFECPVCFDYVLPPILQCHSGHLVCTTCRPKLKCCPTCRGPLASIRNLAMEKVASSVLFPCKHVSYGCELTLPHADKITHEKLCEFRPYLCPCPGAFCKWQGPVDAVMPHLMHQHDSITSLKGEDIVFLATDINLPGAVDWVMTQSCFGVHFLLVLEKQEKYNGHQQFFAIVQLIGTQKQAEKFAYRLELNSPRRRLTWEATPRSIHDGIATVIMNSDCLVFDTSVAQFFAENGNLGISVTISTC, encoded by the coding sequence ATGAAGCGCCAGACTTCATCAGGAACCTCAAAGCGTTCGTCCCAGGGGCTGCCCGTCCTGGCTGGCACGACTGCGTCCAACACTGACCTGGCAAGTCTTTTTGAGTGTCCGGTCTGCTTTGACTACGTGTTACCACCCATTCTTCAGTGTCATAGTGGCCATCTTGTGTGTACCACCTGTCGCCCGAAGCTCAAGTGTTGTCCGACCTGCCGGGGCCCTCTGGCATCCATTCGCAACTTAGCTATGGAGAAGGTGGCCAGTTCCGTACTGTTCCCGTGTAAACACGTCTCGTACGGATGTGAATTAACTCTGCCACACGCAGATAAAATAACCCACGAGAAGCTCTGTGAGTTTAGGCCTTACCTGTGCCCGTGTCCTGGGGCATTCTGTAAATGGCAAGGCCCTGTGGATGCCGTCATGCCCCATCTGATGCATCAGCACGACTCCATCACGTCCCTAAAGGGAGAAGATATCGTGTTCCTGGCTACCGACATTAACCTCCCCGGGGCCGTGGACTGGGTGATGACGCAGTCCTGTTTTGGCGTTCATTTCTTACTAGTTTTGGAGAAGCAAGAGAAGTACAACGGTCACCAGCAGTTCTTCGCGATCGTCCAGCTGATAGGAACACAAAAGCAAGCTGAAAAGTTCGCCTATCGTCTTGAGCTCAACAGTCCCAGGCGGCGGCTGACTTGGGAAGCGACCCCGCGCTCCATTCACGACGGAATCGCCACAGTCATCATGAACAGTGACTGCTTAGTCTTTGATACCAGCGTTGCACAGTTTTTTGCGGAAAACGGCAACTTGGGCATCAGTGTAACCATTTCCACGTGTTGA